One region of Phaeocystidibacter marisrubri genomic DNA includes:
- a CDS encoding DUF4178 domain-containing protein → MAFSLFKKRDSEKRNTVLSALDLQPGSTFNYHSKSWKVAESYRYDWGDDDFSFDHKVVCGEESFALSVEEYDWIRMVKTTPIVNEDLHRQFVEAYATDSALPKRFDHNGCTFELVETAPGYVSEWDSDEAEELINYDYEDIANRSHVFSVEQYDEDEFEMFEGHKLGTIEITRISQ, encoded by the coding sequence AAAACGCGATTCCGAAAAGCGCAACACTGTTCTCTCCGCGCTGGATTTACAACCGGGGTCTACGTTTAACTATCATTCCAAATCTTGGAAAGTAGCAGAGTCTTACCGCTACGACTGGGGAGATGATGACTTTTCATTTGATCATAAAGTTGTTTGTGGAGAAGAGTCGTTTGCGCTCAGTGTAGAGGAGTATGATTGGATCCGAATGGTAAAGACCACTCCTATAGTGAACGAGGATTTGCACCGTCAATTTGTAGAAGCCTATGCTACAGATAGTGCATTGCCTAAGCGATTCGACCACAATGGGTGCACCTTTGAATTGGTTGAGACCGCTCCTGGATACGTGTCAGAATGGGATTCGGACGAGGCAGAAGAATTGATTAATTACGATTACGAGGACATCGCGAATAGAAGTCATGTATTTAGCGTAGAGCAATACGATGAGGACGAGTTCGAAATGTTTGAGGGACACAAATTGGGGACGATAGAAATCACTAGAATTAGTCAATGA
- a CDS encoding DUF350 domain-containing protein yields the protein MEEYMTDIKVGLGYAVGAIALIWFAKYMLTSFRKNLNIRQELTEHDNLAFALAIVGYFVAVIIVIASAIVGPSHGWTQDMLALFFYGSIAILLLNLSAMLNDKIILRNFSIRDEIFRDQNAGMGAIEAGNYIASALIVFGAVSGSGVDFFPEHSSGYWLSGLITAVVFWMVGQILLFGFTHFYNLIVPFNIHDEIEKDNAAVGVSYAGVLIAVGLLIGSGISGDFVSWADHFTWLGIEVGIGLIALPLIRWITDVILLPGAKITDELVNQEKPNVGVGIIEAFAYVGGAAITLLVV from the coding sequence ATGGAAGAATATATGACCGATATCAAAGTGGGACTTGGATACGCAGTAGGGGCTATAGCTCTGATATGGTTTGCCAAGTACATGTTGACCAGCTTTCGCAAAAACCTGAACATTCGACAAGAACTTACAGAACATGATAACCTCGCCTTTGCCTTGGCTATTGTGGGGTATTTCGTGGCGGTGATCATCGTGATTGCGAGTGCCATTGTTGGGCCATCTCATGGTTGGACTCAAGACATGCTTGCCCTCTTTTTCTATGGATCCATCGCCATTTTATTGTTGAATCTTTCGGCCATGCTGAATGACAAAATCATCTTGCGAAACTTCTCTATCCGCGATGAGATTTTCCGCGATCAAAATGCGGGAATGGGTGCCATTGAAGCGGGCAATTACATCGCTTCTGCGCTCATTGTATTTGGAGCCGTTTCAGGAAGTGGTGTAGATTTTTTCCCGGAACACTCCAGTGGATATTGGTTGTCGGGATTGATTACTGCTGTTGTTTTCTGGATGGTAGGTCAAATCCTCCTATTCGGGTTTACTCATTTCTACAATCTCATCGTTCCTTTTAACATACACGATGAAATAGAGAAGGATAATGCAGCGGTAGGAGTTTCTTATGCCGGAGTGTTAATCGCAGTAGGTTTGTTGATTGGTAGTGGAATTAGTGGTGATTTTGTGAGTTGGGCAGACCATTTTACTTGGCTGGGAATAGAGGTCGGTATTGGGTTGATCGCACTTCCACTTATTCGTTGGATAACCGATGTGATCTTGCTTCCGGGTGCTAAAATCACGGATGAGTTGGTGAATCAAGAAAAGCCCAATGTGGGTGTAGGCATCATTGAAGCTTTTGCTTACGTGGGCGGTGCAGCGATTACTCTATTGGTTGTATAA
- a CDS encoding polyamine aminopropyltransferase, giving the protein MNAKSTLLKAALFATGFSGIVSEYVLATLASYFLGDSIVQWALVISLMLFFMGIGARITRQIEKNVFAWLVGTEFLLSIIVSLSALLTYAFAAYSDFTGLLIYSISALTGCLIGMELPLAIRLNDQFEVLQVNVSNILEKDYYGSLVGGVFFVFIGLPYLGLAYTPIALGLVNLLVGIALLNVFPAFGKWGKMGWNALAFVLVAFISASFAFADHVIQYGEQKNYSDKIIYQDQSPYQKIVITQWKNDFWLYLNQNLQFSTMDEPLYHEVLVHPVMQLHPHPTHVAILGGGDGCAVRELLKYESIESITLVDLDPAMVELAKTHDVLVRQNDSSFYSPKVHIYNDDAYHYMDTSRALYDVIILDLPDPRTVELSRMYSYEFYSICKRQLRPGGVLITQAGSPYFAPSSFRCIDLTLQKAGFSTLPIHNNILTMGEWGWVIGSADSTSKNELIQRVKAGDWEELPLEFMNGEAVSLITSFGQNYFEQKIDSIQPNHVHDPVLYHYYLNGRWDTY; this is encoded by the coding sequence ATGAACGCCAAGTCGACATTACTCAAGGCAGCCCTCTTTGCAACGGGCTTCTCTGGAATCGTTTCTGAGTACGTGCTTGCTACATTGGCGAGCTATTTCTTGGGGGATTCCATCGTGCAATGGGCATTGGTCATTTCTCTTATGCTCTTTTTCATGGGGATTGGCGCTCGAATCACCCGTCAGATTGAAAAGAACGTCTTTGCATGGTTGGTAGGGACAGAGTTTTTACTCTCCATTATCGTTTCGCTATCGGCACTGCTCACCTATGCCTTTGCCGCTTATTCAGATTTTACAGGGTTATTGATCTATTCCATTTCTGCACTAACAGGGTGCCTCATCGGAATGGAACTCCCCTTGGCTATTCGACTTAATGATCAATTTGAAGTACTTCAGGTCAACGTGTCGAATATTCTGGAAAAGGACTATTATGGGAGTTTGGTGGGCGGCGTGTTTTTTGTTTTTATCGGTTTGCCCTATCTCGGATTGGCCTACACACCCATCGCGCTTGGATTAGTGAACCTACTAGTAGGCATCGCTTTACTCAATGTTTTTCCAGCATTTGGTAAATGGGGGAAGATGGGGTGGAATGCTCTAGCCTTTGTGCTCGTGGCGTTCATCTCAGCGTCATTCGCTTTTGCAGATCATGTGATTCAGTACGGAGAACAAAAGAATTATTCCGACAAGATTATCTATCAAGATCAAAGTCCGTATCAGAAAATAGTCATCACTCAGTGGAAGAATGATTTTTGGTTGTATTTGAATCAGAACCTACAGTTCTCAACGATGGATGAACCGCTTTACCACGAGGTTTTGGTTCACCCTGTCATGCAACTGCATCCGCACCCTACCCATGTGGCTATTTTGGGAGGAGGCGATGGATGCGCGGTTCGCGAATTGTTGAAGTACGAATCCATTGAGTCCATTACGCTGGTCGATTTAGATCCTGCTATGGTGGAGCTGGCCAAGACGCATGATGTTCTGGTCCGACAAAATGATTCGTCTTTTTATTCGCCCAAAGTGCATATCTACAACGATGATGCCTATCATTACATGGATACTTCACGTGCCTTATACGATGTTATTATCCTCGACTTGCCCGATCCTAGAACGGTAGAGTTAAGTCGGATGTACAGCTATGAGTTCTACTCCATTTGCAAGCGTCAACTTCGTCCTGGTGGTGTACTCATCACCCAAGCGGGGAGTCCCTATTTTGCGCCGAGCAGCTTCAGGTGTATCGATCTCACCCTTCAGAAGGCTGGATTTTCCACCTTGCCCATCCACAATAATATCCTTACCATGGGAGAGTGGGGGTGGGTTATCGGAAGCGCAGATTCAACTTCGAAAAACGAGCTCATCCAACGTGTGAAGGCCGGAGATTGGGAGGAGCTTCCATTGGAATTTATGAATGGCGAAGCGGTGAGTTTGATTACGTCATTTGGTCAGAATTACTTTGAGCAGAAGATCGATTCCATTCAACCCAATCACGTACACGACCCCGTGCTGTACCACTACTATTTAAATGGAAGATGGGATACCTATTGA
- a CDS encoding S-adenosylmethionine decarboxylase family protein, whose protein sequence is MKAAIYSYNVWVGEVDGNRLRDLLDFTLYRAGFEVLNFMEHHFEPQGYTAIWLLSESHLAVHTFPEEAKAYIELSSCNKTKNALFAEIISPLGIKEVR, encoded by the coding sequence ATGAAGGCAGCTATATATTCATACAATGTGTGGGTAGGGGAAGTCGACGGAAATCGATTGCGAGACTTGCTAGATTTCACTTTGTACCGTGCGGGATTTGAGGTGTTAAATTTCATGGAACACCACTTTGAACCGCAAGGCTATACGGCAATTTGGCTGTTAAGTGAAAGTCATTTGGCGGTTCATACCTTTCCAGAGGAAGCCAAAGCATATATAGAACTCAGCAGTTGTAATAAGACAAAGAATGCCTTATTTGCTGAGATAATTTCTCCTCTTGGAATAAAGGAAGTTCGATAG
- a CDS encoding alpha-amylase family glycosyl hydrolase, translating into MKTTTILSLKGLALLTFLFISWSCKKDVNSSTSGSSYTDPFTQMPATEDVVMYEVNLRAYSENGDLQGVMYRLDELEDMGVNVIWLMPIYPVGQVNSVNSPYCIRNYIQVASEYGNLRKLREFTSMAHDRGMAVMLDWVANHTAWDHPWIEENPGWYTQDGNGNIIHPPGTNWQDVADLNFDNMDMRAAMIESMKYWVEEANVDGFRCDYADGVPYDFWVSAIDSLRNIPGRELLFFAEGNRADHFAAGFDMAFGWNYYGAIKNVWNGQATSLMRNTHIQEYNNAPAGKHWVRFTTNHDESAWDATPMQIFNGKKGALAASVATIFTGGVPLIYGSQEVGVTGTIPFFSNTQIDWSKNGDMLAEYESLLSFYSKNKIARTGVNTDYSDDDVLCYVKSLNGKELLIIVNVRNTTVLYDMPSSVVVGDDWYDERDQVKYDFGLQLILEPYRYYVLSR; encoded by the coding sequence ATGAAGACAACGACCATCCTCTCTCTAAAAGGCCTTGCCCTTCTTACCTTTCTTTTCATTTCATGGAGCTGTAAGAAGGATGTCAATTCCAGCACATCCGGTTCCAGTTACACCGACCCATTCACGCAAATGCCCGCTACCGAAGATGTTGTAATGTATGAAGTGAACCTTCGTGCGTACAGTGAGAACGGCGATTTACAAGGCGTGATGTATCGTTTGGATGAATTGGAAGATATGGGAGTAAACGTCATTTGGCTCATGCCGATTTACCCAGTTGGACAAGTGAATTCAGTGAACTCTCCGTACTGCATTCGGAATTATATCCAGGTGGCCTCTGAGTATGGCAACTTGAGAAAACTGAGAGAGTTTACCAGTATGGCGCACGATAGAGGAATGGCGGTGATGCTTGACTGGGTTGCCAACCACACGGCATGGGATCATCCTTGGATAGAAGAAAATCCAGGTTGGTATACGCAGGACGGCAATGGCAATATTATTCATCCTCCAGGTACAAATTGGCAAGATGTGGCTGATTTGAATTTCGACAATATGGACATGCGTGCTGCCATGATCGAATCAATGAAGTATTGGGTGGAAGAGGCCAATGTGGATGGATTCAGATGTGATTATGCCGATGGTGTACCCTATGATTTCTGGGTAAGTGCAATCGATAGCTTGAGAAATATTCCAGGCAGAGAACTCTTGTTTTTTGCTGAAGGGAATAGAGCCGATCATTTTGCAGCTGGATTTGATATGGCTTTTGGATGGAACTACTATGGAGCCATCAAGAATGTATGGAATGGTCAGGCAACTTCGTTGATGCGCAACACGCATATTCAAGAGTATAACAATGCTCCCGCGGGAAAACACTGGGTAAGATTTACCACTAACCACGATGAGTCAGCATGGGATGCTACGCCTATGCAAATTTTCAACGGAAAGAAAGGTGCACTGGCGGCATCTGTTGCTACCATTTTCACCGGTGGAGTCCCTTTGATCTATGGCTCTCAAGAAGTAGGAGTGACAGGGACCATTCCATTCTTTTCCAACACTCAAATTGATTGGAGCAAGAATGGAGATATGCTCGCGGAATACGAGTCTCTTTTGTCTTTCTACTCAAAGAATAAAATTGCCAGAACAGGCGTAAATACAGATTACTCAGATGATGATGTTCTGTGTTATGTGAAATCCTTGAATGGCAAAGAACTGCTCATCATTGTCAATGTTCGCAATACCACGGTCTTGTATGATATGCCTTCAAGTGTTGTTGTTGGAGATGATTGGTACGACGAAAGAGATCAAGTGAAGTACGATTTTGGATTGCAGCTTATTCTGGAACCTTATCGCTATTACGTGCTGTCGAGATAA
- a CDS encoding KAP family P-loop NTPase fold protein gives MNNPDAPISQSTEDKFERKLFAYNLADSILNRSSSSPMTIGLYGVWGYGKTSLLRIVKERLTMDDENVILVEYNPWMFKDADSLTLGFLASLKQAISNDINKDKTRYKKLFKKWGVRISNFTKDYGGVTQAFSVLGVTIDASKLFGNSKSQNIILQKDKVNELIKASNKQVVIITDDIDRLNKEELKQLFKLVRMNADFENTTYLLSFDKEVVANAISEDYGDSNIKVGNEFLDKIIQVPLIIPSIQEFQLSAFFLEQLTATIKDSGVVFTEEEYRNFDRLATEILLPLVETPRDVVRVSNAIGFSIRLMPEELNVLDLCLLEALKVQQFEVYSWIWSNANLLTEPLFISGENSPEKEFRDNINSAIESLLAKISEPDCIIVCNALYSLFPWVEKPHRNLPFLHGEVNEYVKPRGIVNRDYIMRYFSFAIGEKQISEVELSHMLSALEAFNMAELKVELDKLIAKSSLSEVIDRLEEREIKSNELERIIYAFIKRDNSEGLAQHGPIMLGRSRLAAFISNSMRKLQSLGVDVFSIAVRMMNEANPFGYAYALNNELRAKYESGNQLFTKEEYDRLGDVLLKRAQGSLDSNAIFEKHDGNELGFLFRNWYRVDPEGLLKHVTSFIKDNPKRVGDLILAFAPIAIGGRSPEPYKSDFSQESYIHLTSYVDGRIIVKAILAAKYDSNLDNVKWDGWENVQTKENAILQFLHWHAKKYDADLLLGYEES, from the coding sequence ATGAATAATCCTGATGCTCCAATCTCTCAATCCACGGAAGATAAATTTGAGAGGAAACTTTTTGCATATAATCTTGCTGATTCAATTTTAAATCGTTCCTCATCCAGTCCAATGACTATAGGCTTATATGGAGTCTGGGGGTATGGGAAAACTTCACTACTTAGGATAGTTAAAGAGCGACTAACCATGGATGATGAGAATGTAATTCTTGTAGAGTATAATCCTTGGATGTTTAAAGATGCAGATTCTTTAACGTTAGGTTTTTTAGCCTCATTAAAGCAAGCCATCTCTAATGATATTAATAAGGATAAGACTAGATACAAGAAATTATTCAAGAAGTGGGGAGTGAGAATTTCAAATTTCACGAAGGATTATGGAGGAGTAACACAGGCTTTTAGTGTTTTAGGAGTCACGATTGATGCATCGAAATTATTTGGCAACTCTAAGAGTCAAAATATTATACTCCAAAAGGATAAGGTTAATGAACTTATTAAAGCCTCGAATAAACAAGTTGTTATCATAACTGATGACATCGACAGGCTCAACAAAGAGGAGCTAAAACAACTTTTCAAGCTGGTGCGAATGAACGCTGACTTTGAAAATACTACATATCTCCTATCATTTGATAAGGAGGTGGTAGCTAATGCTATTTCTGAAGATTATGGTGATTCAAACATCAAGGTTGGGAATGAGTTTCTTGATAAGATTATTCAAGTTCCATTGATTATCCCCTCTATTCAAGAATTTCAATTATCAGCATTTTTTTTAGAGCAACTTACAGCCACTATCAAGGACTCAGGTGTTGTTTTTACAGAGGAGGAGTATCGAAACTTTGACAGACTAGCTACGGAGATACTCTTGCCTTTGGTTGAGACACCAAGAGATGTAGTACGAGTTTCGAATGCAATTGGATTCTCAATTCGGCTAATGCCAGAGGAATTGAATGTGCTTGACCTTTGCCTTCTGGAAGCTTTGAAAGTGCAGCAGTTTGAAGTTTACTCTTGGATTTGGAGTAATGCAAATCTTCTAACGGAGCCTTTGTTTATTTCAGGGGAGAATTCTCCGGAGAAAGAGTTTCGTGATAATATAAATTCCGCTATTGAGTCTCTATTGGCAAAAATTAGCGAGCCGGACTGTATCATTGTTTGCAACGCACTTTATTCTCTATTTCCTTGGGTTGAAAAACCTCATAGAAATCTCCCATTCCTGCATGGAGAAGTTAATGAGTATGTCAAGCCTAGAGGTATAGTGAACAGAGATTATATAATGAGATATTTTTCGTTTGCAATAGGTGAGAAGCAAATTTCTGAAGTGGAGCTTAGTCATATGCTCTCTGCTTTGGAAGCTTTTAATATGGCAGAATTGAAAGTTGAACTTGATAAGTTAATTGCGAAATCGTCTCTTTCAGAAGTAATTGATAGGTTAGAGGAAAGAGAGATCAAGTCTAATGAGCTTGAGAGAATTATTTATGCCTTCATTAAAAGGGATAATTCAGAAGGTCTAGCTCAACATGGGCCTATTATGCTAGGTCGATCAAGATTGGCTGCTTTCATCAGTAATTCAATGCGGAAATTGCAATCACTTGGTGTTGATGTCTTTTCAATAGCTGTTCGGATGATGAATGAAGCAAATCCTTTTGGATACGCGTACGCTCTGAACAATGAATTAAGGGCAAAATATGAATCGGGTAATCAATTGTTCACGAAGGAAGAATATGATAGATTGGGAGATGTTTTATTGAAAAGAGCACAAGGGAGTCTAGATTCAAATGCCATTTTCGAAAAACATGATGGTAATGAATTGGGGTTTCTTTTTCGCAATTGGTATCGGGTAGACCCCGAAGGGCTTTTGAAACATGTTACCTCATTTATTAAGGATAACCCTAAGCGTGTTGGAGACCTCATTTTGGCATTTGCACCAATAGCTATTGGTGGTCGAAGCCCAGAGCCTTACAAATCTGATTTTTCTCAGGAGAGTTATATTCATTTAACGTCATACGTTGATGGGCGGATAATAGTGAAAGCAATATTAGCTGCCAAATATGATTCTAACCTTGACAATGTGAAATGGGATGGCTGGGAGAACGTCCAAACTAAGGAGAATGCAATTCTACAATTTCTGCATTGGCATGCTAAAAAGTATGACGCAGATTTGTTACTCGGGTATGAAGAAAGCTGA
- a CDS encoding 1-acyl-sn-glycerol-3-phosphate acyltransferase: protein MGKPAWAYTTLYRYVRWMYIKLYCRTYSVHGLENVPHKGSVLFVTTHQNNLPDALSLGFATDRRPAFVARADLFKNPKVAVLLRFLKILPMHRADHGRKAITDELPETMHMLRDYLAAGQSCTIMAEGSSAPLRSLRPLKKGWARLVLDAQSIGIQPAVIPVVMEYSDWQDWGPDVRVVFGKPLNLEVDGDTMAVRLNHMNRIAFDAISSLIASDEEIQSWSNAISRKRKWKDLMWKIAGTPFYIGFSVINAPVFWLTKHRVAKHHRVDFKSTLQVGFIGLGTPLWLMLLHLIATFFTTPVNIAFSALITPIIAYIAARTHIAWKKS from the coding sequence TTGGGAAAGCCCGCGTGGGCATACACCACTCTCTATCGCTATGTGCGGTGGATGTACATCAAACTGTACTGTAGAACCTACTCGGTTCACGGATTAGAGAATGTACCTCACAAAGGTTCCGTTCTATTCGTCACCACCCATCAAAACAACCTACCCGATGCGCTCTCATTGGGCTTTGCAACCGATCGTCGACCGGCCTTTGTAGCCAGAGCCGATCTCTTCAAGAATCCGAAAGTCGCCGTACTTCTCCGGTTCTTGAAAATTCTCCCCATGCACAGAGCCGACCACGGTAGAAAGGCCATTACTGATGAGCTCCCAGAAACCATGCACATGTTGCGCGACTATCTCGCTGCTGGCCAATCGTGCACCATTATGGCCGAGGGAAGTAGCGCGCCTCTCCGCTCACTACGTCCGTTAAAGAAGGGATGGGCACGCTTAGTGCTCGATGCTCAGTCCATAGGCATCCAACCCGCCGTAATCCCCGTGGTTATGGAGTACTCCGATTGGCAGGACTGGGGACCTGATGTACGAGTTGTATTTGGCAAACCCCTGAATTTAGAGGTAGATGGAGATACCATGGCCGTCCGACTCAACCACATGAACCGAATTGCATTTGATGCCATATCCTCTTTGATTGCCTCCGATGAAGAGATTCAATCGTGGTCGAATGCTATCTCGCGAAAAAGAAAGTGGAAGGATCTAATGTGGAAAATCGCAGGCACTCCCTTCTATATCGGGTTCTCTGTCATCAACGCTCCGGTGTTCTGGTTGACGAAACATCGCGTTGCCAAGCATCACCGGGTTGACTTCAAATCCACCCTTCAAGTGGGCTTTATTGGATTAGGCACCCCCCTTTGGTTGATGCTTCTCCACCTAATAGCCACATTCTTCACAACGCCTGTAAACATCGCATTTTCAGCACTTATCACTCCTATCATTGCCTACATCGCTGCACGAACTCACATCGCTTGGAAAAAATCCTAA
- a CDS encoding bile acid:sodium symporter family protein, giving the protein MASSLTELDSLELNLSSENLTLLNIILGIVMFGVAIGIGANDFKQVIRKPKSIVVGLVGQLLLLPILTTILIYLFNDFISPGIAMGMILVASCPGGNISNFMVHLAKGNTALSVSMTAFSTLFAIVLTPFNFYFWGKVYTDWIMGSAENPLLQSLQIDVLEVGKSVFLLLGLPLLLGMLFAKYYPVAKAKIEDPLRKFSILAFIAIVVIAFSKNTGAFLEHISAIFTVVLIHNAVVISGGWIWSGMNRLPYSDRKSVSIEMGIQNSGLGLVLLLNPNIFPAHLPIGGMAAITAWWGIWHIVAGLILAYYWRRRPSTLTELT; this is encoded by the coding sequence ATGGCTTCTTCCTTAACCGAACTCGATAGTTTAGAGCTCAACCTCAGCTCGGAAAACCTCACGCTGCTCAATATTATTCTCGGCATTGTGATGTTTGGTGTCGCTATCGGCATCGGTGCAAATGACTTCAAACAGGTCATCAGAAAACCCAAATCTATCGTCGTAGGCTTAGTAGGCCAACTCCTGCTCCTCCCCATTCTCACGACGATTCTCATTTACTTGTTCAACGACTTCATTTCTCCAGGCATTGCCATGGGAATGATACTCGTAGCCTCTTGCCCAGGCGGAAACATTTCGAACTTTATGGTTCACCTGGCCAAGGGAAACACTGCCTTAAGCGTGAGCATGACGGCCTTCAGCACCTTATTCGCCATTGTGCTCACCCCATTTAACTTCTATTTCTGGGGGAAAGTCTACACCGATTGGATAATGGGATCCGCAGAGAACCCCCTTTTGCAAAGTCTACAAATTGACGTCCTTGAAGTGGGTAAATCCGTCTTCTTGCTGCTAGGGCTTCCGTTACTATTAGGCATGCTATTCGCGAAATACTATCCCGTGGCCAAGGCTAAAATCGAAGACCCATTGCGAAAGTTTAGCATACTGGCCTTCATCGCGATCGTTGTCATTGCGTTTAGCAAAAATACCGGAGCCTTTCTGGAGCATATTTCGGCCATCTTCACCGTAGTTCTCATCCACAATGCCGTGGTAATCTCAGGAGGATGGATATGGTCAGGTATGAACCGTTTACCCTACTCCGACCGAAAATCCGTCTCCATCGAAATGGGTATACAAAACAGTGGACTCGGCCTTGTGCTGCTCCTCAATCCCAACATCTTTCCTGCACATTTACCCATCGGGGGAATGGCCGCTATAACGGCATGGTGGGGCATCTGGCATATTGTAGCAGGACTCATCTTGGCGTATTACTGGAGACGACGTCCGTCTACATTAACAGAATTAACATGA
- a CDS encoding acyl-CoA carboxylase subunit beta, whose product MSEKFDTLKEIREESLQGGGPKRVQSQHDKGKLTARERIQLLLDDGSFEEIGSLVLHRSNLFGLDKMKFYGDGVVTGYGTLNGRLTYVFAQDFTVLGGSLAEAHAEKICRIMDLAMENGAPVIGLNDSGGARIQEGVVSLGGYADIFYRNTQASGVIPQLSAIMGPCAGGAVYSPALTDFIMMVENTSYMFVTGPNVVKTVTHEEVTSEELGGASAHASKSGVTHLTYPNEVACIEGIKTMLSYMPQNCEEQAPALAYTPGDEKRPALNNIVPDNSNQPYDMREVISEVVDEGTFAEIHKDFAENIVVGFARIGGRSIGVVANQPAFLAGVLDIKSSQKGARFVRFCDSFNIPLLVFEDVPGFLPGTDQEWNAIITNGAKLLYAFSEATVPRITVITRKAYGGAYDVMNSKHIGADMNYACPSAEIAVMGAKGAAEIIFKKEISSADDPEAKLAEKEAEYAENFANPYRAAARGYVDEVILPEQTREKLIKAFKMLENKAVKLPRKKHGNIPL is encoded by the coding sequence ATGAGTGAGAAGTTTGATACATTAAAGGAAATCCGCGAAGAGTCACTCCAAGGCGGTGGTCCCAAGAGAGTACAATCACAACACGATAAAGGAAAGCTTACTGCTCGCGAGAGAATTCAACTTCTCCTTGACGACGGTTCTTTCGAAGAAATAGGTTCACTAGTGCTACATCGCTCCAATCTTTTTGGATTGGATAAAATGAAATTTTACGGTGATGGGGTAGTGACCGGATACGGAACCTTAAACGGACGATTAACCTACGTTTTTGCTCAAGATTTCACCGTTCTTGGTGGATCATTGGCAGAAGCTCACGCCGAAAAAATTTGCCGAATCATGGATCTCGCCATGGAGAATGGTGCACCAGTAATCGGATTGAATGATTCGGGTGGAGCTCGTATCCAAGAGGGTGTGGTTTCACTCGGTGGATATGCAGATATTTTCTACAGAAATACTCAAGCCTCTGGCGTTATTCCTCAACTCAGCGCCATTATGGGTCCTTGTGCCGGTGGCGCAGTTTATTCGCCAGCGTTAACCGACTTCATCATGATGGTGGAGAACACGAGCTACATGTTCGTAACTGGACCTAACGTGGTGAAAACTGTAACCCACGAAGAAGTAACGAGTGAAGAACTCGGAGGAGCTTCTGCTCACGCTTCTAAATCTGGAGTTACTCACCTCACCTACCCGAACGAAGTAGCCTGTATTGAAGGGATCAAAACCATGCTCTCCTACATGCCGCAGAACTGTGAGGAACAAGCTCCAGCTCTTGCCTATACTCCAGGCGACGAGAAGCGTCCGGCATTGAACAACATTGTTCCTGACAACAGCAACCAACCTTACGATATGCGTGAGGTAATCAGCGAGGTTGTGGACGAGGGTACCTTTGCTGAAATTCACAAAGACTTTGCTGAGAACATCGTAGTGGGATTCGCTCGCATTGGCGGAAGATCCATCGGGGTGGTTGCCAATCAACCTGCCTTCTTAGCAGGTGTACTCGACATCAAATCGTCTCAAAAAGGTGCTCGCTTTGTGCGTTTCTGCGACAGCTTCAACATTCCACTTTTGGTATTTGAAGATGTTCCAGGATTCCTTCCAGGTACCGATCAAGAATGGAACGCCATCATTACCAACGGCGCTAAACTACTGTACGCCTTTAGTGAAGCAACCGTTCCTCGCATCACGGTCATCACCCGTAAAGCATACGGAGGTGCATACGACGTGATGAACTCCAAGCACATTGGAGCGGATATGAACTATGCTTGCCCAAGTGCAGAAATCGCTGTAATGGGAGCTAAAGGTGCAGCCGAAATCATCTTTAAAAAGGAGATTTCTAGCGCAGATGATCCAGAGGCGAAGTTGGCAGAGAAAGAAGCCGAATACGCTGAAAACTTCGCTAATCCTTACAGAGCAGCCGCTCGCGGTTATGTAGATGAAGTGATCCTTCCAGAACAAACTCGCGAAAAACTCATCAAGGCATTTAAGATGCTTGAGAATAAAGCAGTTAAACTTCCACGCAAGAAACACGGCAACATTCCACTATAA